In the genome of Nocardia sp. NBC_00416, one region contains:
- a CDS encoding roadblock/LC7 domain-containing protein, with translation MGSPRTVVSDSTNKLGWLLDDLEVPGVRFAVLLSEDGLRIAHSAGIAKDDAERFAAAASGLRSLGKALGEFCGSNGNDVRQNMTEYDQGMIMITAAGEGALLGVATMTDIDVGLIAHRMNELASRVGHELGSEPRRGAHGGDLQ, from the coding sequence ATGGGTTCACCGAGGACAGTGGTATCCGACAGCACCAACAAACTGGGCTGGTTACTGGACGATCTCGAGGTTCCCGGCGTCCGATTCGCCGTCCTGTTGTCCGAGGACGGTCTGCGCATCGCCCATTCGGCGGGTATCGCGAAAGATGATGCCGAACGTTTCGCGGCCGCGGCCTCCGGCCTGCGGTCACTCGGGAAAGCGCTCGGAGAGTTCTGTGGCAGCAACGGAAACGATGTGCGGCAGAACATGACCGAGTACGACCAGGGCATGATCATGATCACGGCCGCGGGCGAGGGCGCGCTCCTGGGCGTGGCGACCATGACCGATATCGACGTGGGCCTGATCGCGCACCGGATGAACGAGCTGGCCAGCCGGGTCGGTCACGAGCTCGGCAGCGAACCTCGCAGAGGCGCACACGGCGGCGATCTGCAATGA
- a CDS encoding GTP-binding protein produces MGSVLSRPDRPADYGRAVDYVPETVTRSVKLLVAGNFGVGKTTFVSSVSEIKPLRTEETITEASVGIDDLGGLGSKTTTTVAMDFGRITLNPELALYLFGTPGQQRFIPLWEELAKGALGALVLVDTRRIEKADEVLAVLEERGVPYAVGVNEFEGSNRFPLSEVREALDLTEDTPLIALDARDRRTCLQSLITLVEYLFHRLESRL; encoded by the coding sequence ATGGGCTCCGTGCTCTCCCGGCCTGATCGGCCCGCGGACTACGGCCGCGCGGTCGACTATGTGCCGGAGACGGTGACCCGATCGGTGAAATTGCTGGTCGCCGGTAATTTCGGCGTCGGCAAGACCACCTTCGTGAGCAGTGTTTCCGAGATCAAACCGCTGCGCACCGAGGAGACCATCACCGAGGCCAGCGTCGGGATCGACGATCTGGGCGGGCTGGGATCGAAAACGACGACCACGGTCGCGATGGACTTCGGTCGTATCACGCTCAACCCCGAACTGGCTCTGTACCTCTTCGGTACGCCGGGCCAGCAGCGGTTCATTCCGCTGTGGGAGGAACTGGCCAAGGGCGCGCTCGGCGCCCTGGTCCTGGTGGACACCCGGCGTATCGAGAAGGCCGACGAGGTGCTGGCCGTACTCGAGGAGCGCGGTGTGCCGTACGCGGTCGGGGTGAACGAGTTCGAAGGCTCGAATCGCTTCCCGCTGTCGGAAGTACGTGAGGCGCTCGACCTGACCGAAGACACTCCGCTCATCGCGCTCGACGCCCGTGATCGGCGAACCTGCCTGCAGTCGCTGATCACGCTCGTCGAATACTTGTTCCACCGATTGGAGTCTCGTCTTTGA
- a CDS encoding DUF742 domain-containing protein, with protein sequence MSRSRRDPDLVRAYVRTGGRSRPTRELGLVTLVLAVGDPAPGSTPDARRVVDVCARGALSIAEVAAYLDLPPSVVTIVVSDLLDSGHLNIPTPAEIMPEIALLEEVLNGLRALPA encoded by the coding sequence ATGAGCCGGTCGCGGCGTGACCCAGACCTGGTCCGCGCGTATGTGCGGACCGGCGGACGCTCCCGTCCTACGCGCGAACTGGGCCTGGTGACACTGGTCCTCGCCGTCGGGGATCCGGCGCCGGGCTCCACGCCGGACGCCCGCCGGGTGGTCGATGTCTGCGCGCGCGGTGCTCTGTCGATCGCGGAGGTCGCCGCCTATCTCGACCTCCCACCGTCGGTGGTGACGATCGTCGTGTCCGATCTGCTGGACAGCGGACATCTGAATATCCCGACCCCGGCGGAAATAATGCCGGAGATCGCCCTGCTCGAGGAGGTACTCAATGGGCTCCGTGCTCTCCCGGCCTGA